One part of the Treponema peruense genome encodes these proteins:
- a CDS encoding ATP-binding cassette domain-containing protein, which produces MELCIQDLSKKYTLKTALDGITITFGGSKIHAILGENGAGKSTLVSILSGSLSPSGGKIFIDGIQTHFVSAADAMSKGIYIVRQRPVLAENLTVLQNILLGTGIFTGKKKTEKIKKQLAEIDPGIVPDEKIKNLGGNRRFYTSLAAALIYEPKCLILDEPSAFLDKEEREKLYKLLKTLAQKGMCIIVITHSRAEAAANADTVTVLNEGKLSHFYARASDSLADRNFFTEKSAQIVQQTNSGTQHKICLEISGFSCRPKNRPPVTDAGLQAYYGEICAVTSPGDSSLKTFEDALCGMEKDGLSGTVSFFSAQQKKTAIKAADLTPCFLRKNGTAVIPSDKTYRASNPSLTVAEMLSVYTKKDAEEKALDLIKDAAIEITPQQSVSDLSGGMLQRLILARELSTNPSLVIMCNPMQGLDAASQKRLCERILSLVSDKKAVILIGAEDFPLTLCSRVYTLESGILKLSFSKQAG; this is translated from the coding sequence ATGGAACTTTGCATTCAGGATTTATCAAAAAAATACACGCTTAAAACTGCCCTCGACGGAATAACTATTACGTTCGGAGGGTCAAAAATCCATGCGATTCTTGGAGAAAACGGAGCGGGAAAATCAACCCTTGTTTCGATTCTTTCGGGAAGCCTTTCACCTTCAGGCGGAAAAATCTTTATTGACGGAATACAGACGCACTTTGTTTCTGCTGCAGACGCAATGTCAAAAGGAATATATATTGTACGCCAGCGTCCGGTTCTTGCAGAAAATCTTACTGTACTGCAAAATATTCTTCTGGGAACAGGAATCTTTACCGGTAAAAAAAAGACAGAAAAAATCAAAAAGCAGCTTGCAGAAATTGACCCGGGTATTGTTCCGGATGAAAAAATAAAAAATCTTGGCGGAAATAGACGCTTTTACACTTCACTTGCGGCAGCCCTTATTTACGAACCAAAATGCCTTATTCTTGATGAACCTTCTGCCTTTCTTGATAAAGAGGAAAGGGAAAAACTTTACAAACTTCTGAAAACCCTTGCGCAAAAAGGAATGTGCATAATTGTAATAACCCACAGCCGTGCCGAAGCCGCAGCCAACGCAGATACAGTAACGGTTCTTAATGAAGGAAAACTGTCGCACTTTTACGCCAGGGCTTCGGATTCTCTGGCAGACAGGAATTTTTTTACAGAAAAATCCGCGCAAATTGTTCAGCAGACAAACAGCGGAACGCAACACAAAATCTGTCTGGAAATAAGCGGCTTTTCATGCAGACCAAAAAACCGCCCTCCGGTAACAGACGCAGGGTTGCAGGCATACTACGGTGAAATATGTGCAGTTACATCGCCGGGTGACTCTTCTCTAAAAACATTTGAAGATGCTCTCTGCGGAATGGAAAAAGACGGCCTTTCAGGAACGGTTTCATTCTTTTCAGCTCAGCAGAAAAAAACTGCGATAAAAGCAGCAGACCTTACCCCCTGTTTCCTTAGAAAAAACGGAACTGCCGTTATTCCGTCCGACAAAACATACAGGGCTTCAAACCCGTCGCTTACAGTCGCAGAAATGCTTTCTGTGTACACAAAAAAAGATGCAGAAGAAAAAGCGCTTGACCTTATAAAAGACGCAGCCATAGAAATCACCCCGCAGCAGAGTGTTTCTGACCTTAGCGGTGGAATGCTCCAGAGACTCATTCTTGCACGCGAGCTTTCTACAAACCCAAGTCTTGTAATAATGTGCAACCCCATGCAGGGACTTGATGCTGCGTCACAGAAACGCCTGTGTGAAAGAATTCTTTCCCTCGTTTCAGATAAAAAAGCCGTAATTCTCATTGGAGCAGAAGATTTTCCGCTTACTTTGTGTTCCCGCGTATATACTCTTGAAAGCGGTATCCTTAAACTTTCTTTTTCAAAACAGGCAGGCTAA
- a CDS encoding ABC transporter permease, which produces MYYLMTMLTSAGILMIAGTGALLSIRCGAMNLGGEGQIYAGGFAGCAVLVYVQGPSPLVFALALAASLASGSLLGLLSALLWEKRGAQPLLTSFIISAAVIPLIDGFISASKNTSATNMLALPYISEVYRMPKISLVLCPLFCIAARLFLYRTYSGRKMSLWGKAPEFASYCGFASSPYTYSSLAVSGALHALAGFTAVCMTYFTCHKGFYLGTGWNALSAALLSSGNPLMLIPSSLFLAWLYTFADRISLMNGFGFDIGGIIQGIVLFAISVFSVRSISQNSSGRRIK; this is translated from the coding sequence ATGTACTACCTTATGACAATGCTTACTTCAGCCGGAATTCTCATGATTGCAGGAACAGGCGCCCTTCTTTCAATAAGATGCGGTGCAATGAATCTTGGCGGCGAAGGACAAATATATGCAGGCGGTTTTGCAGGCTGCGCAGTTCTTGTCTATGTACAGGGCCCATCACCTCTGGTTTTTGCACTTGCACTGGCCGCTTCCCTTGCTTCGGGATCTCTTCTGGGACTTCTTTCTGCCCTTCTCTGGGAAAAACGCGGTGCACAGCCTCTTCTCACTTCATTTATAATTTCTGCGGCCGTTATTCCGCTTATAGACGGGTTCATAAGCGCCTCAAAAAACACGTCGGCCACAAACATGCTGGCACTTCCTTATATAAGTGAAGTTTACAGGATGCCAAAGATAAGCCTTGTTTTATGCCCGCTTTTCTGCATTGCAGCCCGGCTTTTTCTGTACAGGACATATTCTGGAAGAAAAATGTCACTCTGGGGAAAAGCCCCGGAATTTGCATCTTACTGCGGATTTGCCTCATCTCCGTACACATATTCGTCCCTGGCGGTATCAGGAGCACTTCACGCACTTGCAGGATTTACGGCAGTCTGCATGACATATTTTACATGCCACAAAGGCTTTTACCTGGGAACAGGCTGGAACGCACTCAGTGCCGCACTTTTATCTTCGGGAAACCCGCTTATGCTTATTCCGTCATCGCTTTTTCTTGCGTGGCTTTACACTTTTGCAGACAGAATTTCACTTATGAACGGCTTTGGTTTTGACATAGGCGGAATTATCCAGGGAATTGTTCTTTTTGCAATATCCGTATTCAGCGTAAGAAGCATCAGCCAAAACAGTTCCGGCAGGAGAATAAAATGA
- a CDS encoding ABC transporter permease, whose amino-acid sequence MNAFLSILNIAAPLLPMTIGGLASEYAGRMALFLDGAANLGAFLCYTFTVFTGSPVTGTLLSVLGVAALVFILERLATRLKANMFLAALAMNILFSSLMTLLSSIIFGTRGVLFSEAFGFNPAAARGITSAVCLCVSAAIVFFLAFTIPGLELRISGSEAGVLEARGISADKYRCASWVLAGVCASLCGSCLAIRIDSYVPGISSGRGWTALAAVFLGRKNAVFAALCVLLFAFAEYLSANIQNIPAFAQFPSSILLALPYILAVILILVIPGKKDRQ is encoded by the coding sequence ATGAACGCATTTCTTTCCATACTGAACATCGCGGCGCCTCTTTTACCAATGACAATAGGGGGACTGGCCAGCGAATATGCAGGAAGAATGGCTCTCTTTCTTGACGGTGCCGCCAATCTGGGGGCTTTTCTCTGCTATACTTTCACTGTTTTTACGGGAAGCCCCGTAACAGGAACACTGCTGTCCGTACTGGGCGTAGCGGCTCTGGTCTTTATTTTGGAACGGCTGGCCACGCGCCTTAAAGCAAATATGTTTCTCGCCGCGCTTGCAATGAACATTCTGTTTTCTTCGCTGATGACACTTCTTTCTTCTATTATATTCGGCACAAGGGGTGTACTTTTTTCAGAAGCGTTTGGCTTTAACCCGGCTGCGGCAAGGGGCATTACTTCGGCAGTTTGTCTGTGCGTTTCGGCAGCAATTGTATTTTTTCTTGCCTTTACAATTCCGGGCCTTGAACTGAGAATTTCAGGCAGTGAAGCCGGTGTCCTTGAAGCCCGCGGAATAAGTGCAGACAAATACCGGTGTGCTTCGTGGGTTCTTGCAGGCGTTTGTGCTTCCCTCTGCGGTTCATGTCTTGCCATAAGAATTGATTCCTATGTTCCAGGAATTTCATCGGGACGCGGCTGGACTGCACTGGCTGCTGTTTTTCTGGGAAGAAAAAATGCTGTTTTTGCGGCTCTGTGCGTACTGCTCTTTGCTTTTGCAGAATATCTTTCGGCAAATATACAAAATATTCCGGCGTTTGCACAGTTTCCGTCATCAATACTGCTGGCGCTTCCGTATATTCTTGCAGTTATTCTTATTCTGGTTATTCCGGGAAAAAAGGACCGACAGTAG
- the xylB gene encoding xylulokinase — protein MEYLIGVDLGTSGTKTVLFDTNGNSIASKTIEYPLYQPQNGWAEQDPEDWWKAACGGMSAVISKSGINPSDIKGIGISGQMHGLVVLDKSGAVLRKSIIWCDQRTEKECEQITSLVGAERLISITANPALTGFTASKILWVRNHEPHIYEKCAHILLPKDYVRYRLTGEFATEVSDASGMQLLDVPGRKWSDEVLSKLQIDKSLLGTVYESPEITGRITKEAAELTKVPEGTPVAGGAGDNAAAAVGTGTVTDGTAFTTIGTSGVVFAHTSSPVIDPKGRVHTFCCAVPGAWHVMGVTQAAGLSLRWFRDNFCAAEKTVAESLGTDPYDTMNKEAQTVPPGCDKLLYLPYLMGERTPHLDPNCRGVFFGLSAMHTRAHMLRAVMEGVAFSQRDSADIIHGMGVDTSTMQVCGGGARSDVWRQMLADVMKTPVLRISNTEGPALGVAILAGTGTGIYKSVSEGCSAVIKMRDKTEPCAENSAEYEKYYKIYKELYPALKSVYKDLSQL, from the coding sequence ATGGAATACTTAATCGGCGTAGATTTGGGTACAAGCGGTACCAAGACAGTTCTTTTTGACACAAACGGAAATTCAATTGCTTCAAAAACAATAGAATACCCACTTTACCAGCCTCAAAACGGATGGGCAGAACAGGATCCCGAAGACTGGTGGAAGGCTGCGTGCGGCGGAATGTCGGCAGTAATTTCAAAATCAGGCATAAATCCATCTGACATCAAAGGAATAGGCATAAGCGGTCAGATGCACGGTCTTGTCGTGCTGGACAAGTCAGGCGCAGTTTTAAGAAAAAGCATAATCTGGTGCGACCAGAGAACAGAAAAAGAATGTGAACAGATAACATCCCTTGTAGGTGCTGAACGTCTTATTTCCATAACTGCAAATCCAGCTCTTACGGGCTTTACTGCATCAAAAATACTCTGGGTAAGAAACCACGAGCCGCACATTTACGAAAAATGCGCGCATATTCTTTTGCCCAAAGACTATGTAAGATACAGACTCACCGGTGAATTCGCAACAGAAGTAAGCGATGCAAGCGGAATGCAGCTTCTGGACGTTCCCGGAAGAAAATGGTCAGACGAGGTTCTGTCAAAGCTGCAGATAGACAAGTCTCTTCTGGGTACAGTGTACGAATCTCCTGAAATTACCGGCCGCATAACAAAAGAAGCCGCCGAACTTACAAAAGTCCCCGAAGGAACTCCTGTCGCAGGCGGTGCGGGAGACAATGCAGCGGCCGCAGTCGGTACAGGAACAGTAACTGACGGCACTGCATTTACTACAATCGGAACAAGCGGTGTTGTATTTGCACATACATCTTCACCTGTAATTGATCCAAAAGGAAGAGTCCACACTTTCTGCTGTGCCGTTCCCGGAGCATGGCACGTTATGGGCGTAACACAGGCTGCAGGTCTTTCACTAAGGTGGTTCAGGGACAATTTCTGTGCGGCAGAAAAAACCGTTGCAGAAAGTCTGGGCACAGATCCTTACGACACAATGAACAAAGAAGCGCAGACTGTTCCGCCGGGATGTGACAAACTGCTGTATCTTCCCTATCTCATGGGAGAACGCACTCCGCATCTTGACCCCAACTGCCGCGGTGTTTTCTTTGGCCTTTCTGCAATGCATACACGTGCACATATGTTAAGGGCTGTAATGGAAGGCGTTGCATTCAGCCAGAGGGATTCTGCAGATATTATCCACGGAATGGGAGTAGACACTTCCACAATGCAGGTATGCGGTGGCGGTGCCAGAAGCGATGTCTGGAGACAGATGCTTGCCGATGTAATGAAAACTCCTGTACTGAGAATTTCCAATACAGAAGGTCCGGCTCTTGGAGTTGCAATACTTGCAGGCACCGGAACCGGAATATACAAAAGCGTAAGTGAAGGCTGCTCTGCCGTAATAAAAATGCGCGACAAAACGGAACCGTGCGCAGAAAATTCCGCAGAGTATGAAAAGTATTATAAAATTTACAAAGAACTTTACCCTGCACTCAAAAGCGTATACAAAGATCTTTCGCAGCTTTAG
- a CDS encoding L-fucose/L-arabinose isomerase family protein: MEKFTNIPDVKLGIIAVSRDCFVISLSEKRRAAVAKAFAGKGSIFEAKTTVENEKDMLKAVEEVKAAGCNALVVFLGNFGPETPETQIAQKFDGPCMFVAAAEESDKDLINGRGDAYCGMLNCSYNLNLRHIPAVIPEYPVGTADDIAQMIEDFIPVARTIIGIKNLKIITFGSRPQDFFACNAPIKALYDLGIEIQENSELDLLVSYRNHKGDSRIPSVIEDMTKELGDGNQFPDLLERMAQFEVTLLDWAEQNKGSRKYVAFADKCWPAFPKEFGFEPCYVNSRLASRGIPVACEVDIYGALSEYIGTCVSGAPVTLLDINNSVPRDMYENSIKGKSAYPYTLQDTFMAFHCGNTPLCMLNKASNPAVKYQLIQNRLLENGGTPDFTRGTLEGDLQPGKITFFRLQSSADTKLKAYIAQGEILNVPSKSFGGIGVFAIPEMGRFYRHVLIGKQYPHHGAVAFGNCGKALYTIFQYLNIGDIAYNQPREVRYPDENPFC; encoded by the coding sequence ATGGAAAAATTCACAAATATTCCCGATGTAAAACTCGGAATCATTGCAGTAAGCCGTGACTGCTTTGTCATCTCGCTGTCAGAAAAAAGGCGAGCTGCAGTTGCAAAAGCTTTCGCCGGTAAAGGAAGCATTTTTGAAGCAAAGACAACCGTAGAAAACGAAAAAGATATGCTCAAAGCCGTAGAAGAAGTAAAGGCTGCCGGATGCAATGCACTTGTCGTTTTTCTCGGAAACTTCGGCCCCGAAACACCAGAAACTCAGATTGCGCAAAAGTTTGACGGCCCGTGCATGTTTGTAGCGGCAGCCGAAGAATCAGACAAAGATCTTATCAACGGCCGCGGTGATGCCTACTGCGGAATGCTCAACTGCTCATACAACCTCAACCTGCGCCACATTCCGGCTGTAATTCCTGAATATCCTGTAGGAACAGCAGACGACATTGCACAGATGATAGAAGACTTCATTCCTGTTGCAAGAACAATAATAGGAATCAAAAACCTCAAAATCATCACATTCGGTTCAAGACCGCAGGACTTCTTTGCCTGCAATGCACCAATCAAGGCTCTTTATGACCTCGGTATAGAAATCCAGGAAAATTCAGAGCTTGACCTTCTTGTATCTTACAGAAACCACAAAGGGGACAGTCGCATTCCGTCAGTAATCGAAGACATGACAAAAGAACTTGGGGACGGAAACCAGTTCCCGGATCTTCTTGAAAGAATGGCTCAGTTCGAAGTAACCCTTCTTGACTGGGCTGAACAGAACAAGGGCAGCAGAAAGTATGTTGCCTTTGCTGACAAATGCTGGCCTGCATTCCCCAAAGAATTCGGATTTGAGCCCTGCTACGTAAACAGCCGCCTTGCTTCACGCGGAATTCCAGTAGCTTGCGAAGTAGACATTTACGGTGCCCTTTCAGAATACATCGGAACCTGCGTAAGCGGAGCCCCGGTAACACTGCTTGACATAAACAATTCAGTACCGCGTGACATGTACGAAAATTCCATAAAGGGAAAATCTGCATATCCGTACACACTTCAGGATACATTCATGGCATTCCACTGCGGAAACACACCGCTGTGCATGCTCAACAAGGCAAGCAATCCTGCAGTAAAGTACCAGCTTATCCAGAACCGTCTTCTCGAAAACGGCGGAACACCTGACTTTACACGCGGAACCCTTGAAGGAGACCTTCAGCCCGGAAAGATTACATTCTTCAGGCTCCAGTCTTCGGCAGACACGAAGCTCAAGGCATACATTGCCCAGGGTGAAATACTCAATGTTCCGTCAAAGTCTTTCGGCGGAATAGGAGTCTTTGCAATTCCAGAGATGGGAAGATTCTACAGGCACGTTCTTATCGGAAAACAGTATCCGCACCACGGAGCTGTAGCTTTCGGTAACTGCGGAAAAGCTCTGTACACAATTTTCCAGTATCTTAATATCGGTGACATTGCCTACAACCAGCCCAGGGAAGTACGCTACCCTGACGAAAATCCGTTCTGCTAA
- a CDS encoding sensor domain-containing diguanylate cyclase has product MVKKIKQKIPLIVLIAALGVAAVIIVTMEKNGNKDKQARLVYTTESVMTKINANINNYLRILDIWETLILQDDGKISDFEKASTVLADKLKGIHSIAIAPGDVPKYFFPKDQNDIVLQNLDTDKSFQEAFNTRPNKTNPSLNGPFTGKDNKKYFLMRNPLNDPAKTGRYWGYAGIIISSDAIFDGINLEGMEKHGYKFDLSVIDSTSINIVPFIKSKSQKFCDPQEFTIPILNQYWVLKIDQFMTHQRAYLAVKIIIAILLSVFASLLSSMLMNIRERNKELEKLTYIDELTGLSNSRKYQQTLDCLQKEGSPYGIIYLDLNNFKTVNDTYGHKIGNELLKIIANLLKNCVRDKDKPYRIGGDEFALIINGAQSEETYKAIIKRIENSIERTIIIGSLKITPGISAGYARIFEDGGTSAEIERIAEKSMYAEKKRKKAERKFN; this is encoded by the coding sequence ATGGTAAAAAAAATAAAGCAGAAAATTCCGTTAATTGTACTGATTGCAGCATTGGGTGTAGCCGCCGTAATAATTGTCACCATGGAAAAAAACGGTAACAAAGACAAACAGGCCCGTCTTGTATATACAACGGAATCTGTAATGACAAAAATAAACGCAAACATAAACAACTATTTAAGAATACTTGACATATGGGAAACCCTGATTCTTCAGGATGACGGAAAAATAAGTGATTTTGAAAAGGCTTCCACTGTCCTTGCAGACAAATTAAAAGGCATACATTCCATTGCAATAGCTCCAGGCGATGTACCAAAATATTTTTTTCCTAAAGACCAGAACGACATAGTTTTGCAGAACCTGGACACAGACAAATCATTCCAAGAAGCTTTTAATACCAGACCCAACAAAACAAATCCTTCGCTGAACGGCCCTTTTACGGGAAAAGACAACAAGAAATATTTTCTTATGCGCAATCCTCTCAATGATCCGGCAAAAACAGGCAGGTACTGGGGTTATGCAGGAATAATCATCAGTTCAGACGCAATTTTTGACGGAATAAACCTTGAAGGAATGGAAAAACACGGTTATAAATTCGATTTGAGTGTAATAGATTCCACGTCAATAAATATAGTGCCTTTTATCAAGTCAAAGTCCCAGAAATTCTGCGATCCGCAGGAATTTACAATCCCTATTCTGAACCAGTACTGGGTATTAAAAATAGACCAGTTTATGACACATCAAAGAGCATATCTTGCAGTAAAAATCATTATCGCTATTCTCCTGAGCGTTTTCGCATCTCTTTTGTCTTCAATGCTTATGAACATCAGGGAAAGAAACAAGGAACTTGAAAAACTTACCTACATTGATGAACTTACAGGCCTTTCAAACAGCAGAAAATACCAGCAGACTTTGGATTGCCTGCAAAAAGAAGGTTCCCCCTACGGAATAATCTATCTTGACCTGAACAACTTCAAAACAGTAAACGACACTTACGGACACAAAATAGGAAACGAGCTTCTTAAAATAATTGCCAATTTATTGAAAAACTGCGTGCGCGACAAAGACAAACCTTACAGAATTGGCGGTGATGAATTTGCACTCATAATTAACGGTGCGCAGTCAGAAGAAACCTACAAAGCCATTATAAAAAGAATTGAAAATTCAATTGAACGTACAATTATTATAGGTTCACTCAAAATTACCCCCGGAATCAGTGCCGGTTATGCAAGAATTTTCGAAGACGGTGGAACCAGTGCAGAGATTGAACGCATTGCAGAAAAATCAATGTATGCAGAAAAAAAGCGCAAAAAAGCAGAAAGAAAATTTAATTAG
- a CDS encoding response regulator yields the protein MKTKQDFPAINERPPEGIKVDGSKFRVMIVDDSMFVAKQLTQILTSDGYEIVATAQDGKEGVDKYKELCPNVDLVTMDITMPRMDGITALEQIMAFDKNARVVMVSALGKEELVKKSLLSGAKNYIVKPLDRKKVLERISAALK from the coding sequence ATGAAGACAAAACAGGATTTTCCGGCAATAAATGAGCGTCCGCCTGAAGGTATTAAAGTTGACGGCTCCAAATTCAGAGTCATGATAGTTGATGATTCAATGTTTGTTGCAAAACAGCTTACACAGATTCTTACCAGCGACGGATACGAAATTGTAGCTACGGCTCAGGACGGTAAGGAAGGCGTTGATAAATACAAGGAACTCTGTCCCAACGTTGATCTTGTTACAATGGACATTACTATGCCAAGAATGGACGGAATTACTGCATTGGAACAGATTATGGCTTTTGACAAGAATGCCCGTGTAGTTATGGTAAGTGCACTTGGTAAGGAAGAGCTTGTAAAGAAGTCCCTTCTTAGCGGTGCAAAAAACTATATTGTAAAACCTCTTGACCGCAAAAAGGTTCTCGAAAGAATCAGTGCTGCCCTTAAATAG
- a CDS encoding chemotaxis protein CheX, whose protein sequence is MRVEYINPFVETSYRVLKEVLGGAEVKRGDLYLKSTAMPVMGVAALVGLAGDVEGRVLFDMTFETALNIASKMNDEKLQVFDDLAKATISELANLITAQAVTKLHELGFKFDLTPPALFAGEKMEIAALGGTNENVEALIVPLITEYGKIEVNVAIRERA, encoded by the coding sequence ATGAGAGTAGAATACATCAATCCGTTTGTTGAAACTTCCTACAGGGTTTTGAAGGAAGTTTTAGGCGGTGCAGAGGTTAAACGCGGTGATTTATACCTGAAGTCAACGGCAATGCCTGTAATGGGTGTTGCAGCTCTTGTAGGTCTTGCAGGAGATGTAGAAGGCCGTGTTCTTTTTGACATGACATTTGAGACGGCTCTTAATATTGCCTCTAAAATGAATGATGAAAAGCTTCAGGTTTTTGATGATCTGGCAAAGGCTACAATCAGTGAACTTGCCAATCTTATTACGGCACAGGCTGTAACAAAGCTTCATGAACTTGGATTTAAGTTTGATCTTACTCCGCCTGCACTGTTTGCAGGAGAAAAAATGGAAATAGCGGCATTGGGCGGAACCAATGAGAATGTAGAAGCTCTTATTGTTCCTCTGATTACCGAATATGGAAAAATCGAAGTAAACGTCGCAATCCGCGAGCGTGCATAA